The proteins below come from a single Leptospiraceae bacterium genomic window:
- the tmpT gene encoding thiopurine S-methyltransferase, whose protein sequence is MDASFWHRKWEKGDIGFYEKDTNVLLKRYLSKLNLNQGNRIFLPLCGKTRDIAWLLANGYNIAGAELSEIAVKDLFHDLGIVPEIFSIGSLIHYKAKGIDVFVGDIFEVNSELLGLVDAVYDRAALVALPLRMRELYTSHLLKITNGAPQLLITYEYDQQLIEGPPFSISKEEVNNHYANEYTITNLERKEISGGLKGKVSSSETVWLLQGKM, encoded by the coding sequence ATGGACGCAAGTTTTTGGCACAGGAAATGGGAAAAAGGGGATATAGGTTTTTATGAGAAAGATACAAATGTTTTATTAAAAAGATATTTATCCAAGTTAAATCTGAACCAAGGTAATCGAATATTTCTACCGTTATGCGGCAAGACTCGAGATATTGCATGGTTACTTGCTAATGGATATAACATTGCAGGAGCAGAATTGAGTGAAATCGCTGTTAAGGATTTGTTCCATGACTTAGGGATTGTTCCAGAAATTTTTAGTATTGGTTCGTTAATCCACTATAAGGCAAAAGGTATCGATGTATTCGTCGGAGATATATTTGAAGTAAACTCCGAATTACTTGGATTAGTCGATGCAGTTTATGATAGAGCCGCATTGGTTGCGTTACCTCTCAGGATGCGAGAATTATATACATCTCATTTACTAAAAATCACAAACGGGGCACCTCAGTTATTAATTACTTACGAATATGACCAACAACTTATCGAAGGTCCCCCATTCTCAATAAGTAAAGAAGAGGTAAATAATCATTATGCGAATGAATATACAATAACCAATCTTGAAAGAAAAGAAATTTCCGGTGGACTAAAGGGAAAAGTTTCTTCGAGTGAAACTGTATGGTTACTCCAAGGGAAGATGTAA
- a CDS encoding winged helix-turn-helix transcriptional regulator, protein MDIVFKALNDKTRREILELLKEKDLTAGEISDQFNMSKPTISHHLDLLRQANLVISIKKGQYIYYSINSTELDELLKWILKVKDKVKGKKK, encoded by the coding sequence ATGGATATTGTATTTAAAGCACTAAACGATAAAACGAGAAGAGAAATCCTTGAACTTCTAAAAGAAAAAGATCTTACGGCAGGGGAAATATCTGACCAATTCAATATGTCAAAACCTACAATTTCCCATCACCTTGATTTACTTAGGCAAGCAAACCTTGTGATTAGCATTAAAAAAGGACAATATATTTATTATTCTATCAATAGCACAGAGCTTGACGAACTTTTAAAATGGATTTTAAAGGTAAAAGACAAAGTGAAAGGAAAGAAAAAATGA
- a CDS encoding TonB-dependent receptor, whose protein sequence is MKLIFFIILINFRIFSQEADTKSLQEKNENIKKQIEKLEDEQKIIDKKLKELENKSSEIIKEEKSNEESFFKLEETIVFISTKKRQKISEAPNIVSIVTDKQIRDFGRISINDILYQLPGFSPSRVNERQTVSSRGLFEGWNNNHLLMLVDGVQHNELFYGSALTSELTPLNIVKSLEVIRGPGSALYGSNATNGVISLNTYSGSDLKGSFNLRTRIGDFGTRINDLMTGNSGKLFSYLLSYNSFQTNGNEFSNFDGSGKTDVFGFLQKLPIKDKHKSYYLFSKIEGEGSLKGLSFQYHRQYWTYENFNGWLQNIPDTYAPNNEGRDILIAKYSKNISSKLSHEYVIRYTSNFWDYNARLYPAGNRSFPQGLNEQVNTKLNDIFGRAQVTYLFENGGTFISGIEANELSYRGDKSHSSNADLNLHGTGSTNPNNLSLPLNPMFDWIKDKPIYKFAPFTQITSGKLFNKKVEFTFGIRYDESQNNFRGIDYYPHKDLYGSPTVEIYDPNISTSIVQSIPTNLVGPPFIKNEKKVYRKKSPRFGVIYFFSNNLTFKFMGGRAFREPSVGELYGVNTYIAGSNNPRKISPEVVKTIDIAMDWIINSNFNFRMNVFQTRFENVIDYSGTTNVLENVYTLGNRGIESELLISFKYVNGFVNYSRFQRYLEHNLDSKISKSPNEVRISPASTANFGISTNWQNWQASIAVQRQGAVIRRTSDIGKIDPITGTLQTNEYSNPYVYPMYRPKDVPAWTNINIRINYKIMENVNLALNVYNALNEYQTTVQRLPYPNDYIREGRRFLLDFQASF, encoded by the coding sequence TTGAAACTAATCTTTTTCATAATTTTAATAAACTTCAGGATTTTTAGTCAGGAAGCTGATACTAAATCTTTACAGGAAAAAAATGAAAACATTAAAAAACAAATAGAAAAGTTAGAGGATGAACAAAAAATAATAGATAAGAAACTGAAGGAACTTGAGAACAAATCTTCTGAAATAATAAAGGAAGAAAAATCCAACGAAGAAAGTTTTTTTAAATTGGAAGAAACAATCGTTTTTATTTCAACTAAAAAACGACAGAAAATAAGTGAGGCTCCCAATATTGTTTCTATTGTGACTGATAAACAGATTCGAGATTTTGGAAGGATTTCCATTAACGATATTCTATATCAACTACCTGGTTTTTCCCCTTCTAGAGTCAATGAAAGGCAAACCGTTAGTTCTAGAGGTCTATTTGAAGGTTGGAATAATAATCACCTTTTAATGCTTGTAGACGGGGTTCAGCACAATGAACTTTTTTATGGTTCAGCCCTTACCTCAGAATTAACACCATTAAATATTGTAAAATCATTAGAAGTAATTAGAGGACCTGGCTCTGCGCTCTATGGGTCTAATGCGACTAACGGTGTAATAAGTCTGAATACTTATTCCGGTTCTGATCTAAAAGGTTCTTTTAATTTACGAACTAGAATTGGAGATTTTGGAACTAGAATCAACGACTTGATGACTGGCAACTCAGGCAAACTATTTTCTTATTTATTAAGTTATAATTCTTTCCAGACAAACGGAAATGAATTCAGTAATTTTGACGGATCAGGAAAAACCGATGTTTTTGGATTTCTTCAAAAACTTCCGATTAAAGATAAACATAAAAGTTATTATTTATTTTCTAAAATTGAAGGCGAAGGAAGTTTAAAAGGATTATCCTTCCAATACCATAGGCAGTACTGGACATACGAAAATTTTAATGGATGGTTGCAAAATATTCCAGATACATATGCTCCGAATAACGAAGGTAGAGATATATTGATTGCAAAGTATTCCAAAAATATTTCGAGTAAACTAAGTCATGAATACGTCATACGGTATACATCTAACTTTTGGGATTATAATGCGCGACTTTACCCGGCAGGAAACAGATCTTTTCCGCAAGGATTAAACGAACAAGTTAATACAAAATTGAATGATATTTTCGGCAGAGCTCAAGTAACTTACCTATTTGAAAATGGAGGAACATTCATTTCAGGGATAGAAGCAAACGAACTTTCTTATCGTGGAGATAAAAGCCATTCAAGCAATGCAGATTTAAACCTGCACGGAACAGGGTCAACTAATCCGAATAATCTATCTTTGCCCCTAAATCCCATGTTTGATTGGATCAAAGATAAACCAATTTATAAATTTGCTCCTTTTACACAAATTACATCAGGAAAATTATTTAACAAAAAAGTAGAATTTACGTTTGGAATTAGATACGATGAATCACAAAATAATTTCAGGGGTATTGATTATTATCCTCATAAAGATTTATACGGTTCTCCTACTGTCGAAATCTATGATCCGAACATTTCTACTTCCATTGTCCAATCAATTCCCACTAATTTAGTAGGACCACCTTTTATTAAAAATGAAAAGAAAGTTTACCGAAAAAAAAGTCCACGATTTGGAGTAATATACTTCTTTAGTAATAATCTTACATTTAAGTTTATGGGCGGAAGAGCATTTCGCGAACCGTCTGTCGGTGAATTATATGGGGTTAATACATATATTGCGGGCTCAAATAATCCAAGAAAAATCAGTCCGGAAGTAGTAAAAACAATTGATATAGCAATGGATTGGATTATAAATTCTAATTTTAATTTTAGAATGAATGTTTTTCAGACTCGATTCGAGAATGTGATAGACTACAGTGGAACAACTAACGTTCTAGAAAATGTCTATACTTTAGGAAATAGAGGAATAGAATCGGAACTATTAATTTCTTTTAAATATGTGAATGGTTTTGTAAATTATTCTAGGTTCCAAAGATACCTAGAACACAACTTAGATTCAAAAATTTCTAAAAGCCCAAATGAAGTAAGAATTTCACCAGCCAGCACAGCAAATTTTGGAATTTCCACTAACTGGCAAAACTGGCAGGCTTCTATTGCAGTCCAAAGACAAGGTGCTGTTATCCGAAGAACAAGTGATATAGGAAAAATAGATCCTATAACTGGAACACTACAAACCAATGAATACAGCAATCCTTACGTATACCCAATGTACAGACCAAAAGATGTTCCTGCTTGGACAAATATAAATATACGAATTAATTATAAAATAATGGAGAATGTAAATTTAGCGCTTAATGTCTATAATGCGTTAAATGAATACCAAACTACAGTCCAAAGACTGCCATATCCAAATGATTATATTAGAGAAGGCAGAAGATTCCTTTTGGATTTTCAAGCTAGTTTTTAA
- a CDS encoding cupin domain-containing protein encodes MNKKSFLVNLLIVTLLTCVMNVGCKKSEDPSPSSVPVERMHFDEKSMQSLKFENGESVEYKLLLDKSEIVTVLFFLNKNQTIPAHFHNLNKAIYIYEGDAEVFVANQMTPLRKGDSLYIPQGSVTSLKNTKDEPTQIFFFFPKGLFNSLPFLSPNDKVADNKGEKIQLLKEENVPWENWDGLMPLGSKPTPLAWKTIINNESMVMGITKIDPDHDVDSHHHKPTQIVIFSDGEGKTHILNGEYKEIRKNSYIYPPTYSTHHSINTSKTQPLMEVYFFPTGPFSTIKYLGLPKKNK; translated from the coding sequence ATGAATAAAAAATCATTTCTAGTAAATTTGTTAATTGTAACCTTGTTAACTTGTGTTATGAATGTTGGATGTAAAAAAAGTGAAGACCCAAGTCCAAGTAGTGTGCCTGTAGAAAGAATGCATTTTGATGAAAAATCGATGCAATCTTTAAAATTTGAGAACGGAGAAAGTGTAGAATATAAACTTTTACTTGATAAAAGCGAAATTGTAACCGTACTTTTTTTTCTCAATAAAAATCAGACAATTCCAGCGCATTTCCATAATTTAAACAAAGCGATTTATATTTATGAAGGAGACGCAGAAGTTTTCGTTGCAAATCAAATGACTCCTTTACGCAAAGGAGATTCTCTGTATATACCGCAAGGAAGTGTTACAAGTCTGAAAAACACAAAGGACGAACCAACACAAATATTTTTCTTCTTTCCTAAGGGTTTATTTAACAGTCTACCGTTTCTTTCGCCTAACGATAAAGTTGCAGATAACAAAGGAGAAAAGATTCAATTATTAAAAGAAGAAAACGTTCCTTGGGAAAACTGGGACGGTCTCATGCCTTTGGGAAGCAAACCAACTCCTCTTGCTTGGAAAACAATTATCAATAATGAATCCATGGTGATGGGAATCACAAAAATTGATCCGGACCACGACGTGGACAGTCACCATCATAAACCAACTCAAATCGTAATTTTTTCTGACGGAGAAGGTAAAACTCATATTTTAAATGGAGAGTATAAAGAGATTCGAAAAAATAGTTATATCTATCCACCTACTTATTCCACTCATCACTCGATCAATACAAGTAAAACGCAACCATTGATGGAAGTTTATTTTTTCCCAACCGGACCTTTTTCTACGATCAAGTATCTTGGTTTGCCTAAAAAAAATAAATAA
- a CDS encoding SdpI family protein: protein MKLILQREILFWILLLSQFIFLEYFSDKIPSEIPSHWDFNGNPDSYSSKYLFPVLNSILYFVLLVIPRLDPRRESYSLFAGTYYKIRLALTLFFVLIFLGVCSSYLGFVFSQAKFILISILGLFTVLGNYMKTIRPNWFMGIRTPWTLENETVWKKTHELGGKLFFYNGIIGIICCFFLELEILPFIVLVCILSASFIPVIYSYFLFKKLSKATDKI, encoded by the coding sequence ATGAAACTAATCTTACAAAGGGAAATTCTTTTTTGGATTTTACTTCTGTCTCAATTTATTTTCTTAGAATATTTTTCAGATAAAATACCTTCCGAAATTCCATCGCATTGGGATTTTAATGGAAATCCAGACTCCTATTCTAGTAAATATTTATTTCCGGTTTTAAACAGTATCCTCTATTTTGTATTACTTGTTATTCCACGTTTAGATCCAAGAAGAGAAAGTTACTCTCTATTTGCCGGAACTTATTATAAAATACGATTAGCCTTAACTCTTTTTTTCGTATTAATTTTTTTGGGGGTATGTTCTAGTTATTTGGGATTTGTTTTTTCTCAAGCCAAGTTTATACTTATATCAATTTTAGGATTGTTTACAGTCCTCGGAAATTATATGAAAACGATTCGTCCCAATTGGTTTATGGGAATTCGAACTCCTTGGACTCTCGAAAATGAAACTGTATGGAAAAAAACTCATGAACTAGGTGGAAAACTTTTTTTCTATAACGGGATAATTGGTATTATCTGTTGTTTTTTTTTGGAATTAGAAATACTTCCTTTCATTGTTCTTGTTTGTATACTTTCCGCAAGTTTCATTCCCGTAATTTATTCTTATTTTTTATTCAAAAAACTTTCGAAGGCAACGGATAAAATCTAA
- a CDS encoding beta-lactamase family protein: protein MQKFKKQFIMIPFVIGLFINNCNSIPEKPKSIPVNDYSYLNEYLNNYIPEQMKEASIIGLSVGVVSDKEVLFAKGFGLADKASGIEVTPDTIFRIASVSKIVNLVIVMKLVEEGKLDLDTDIKKYLPELKIKSRFDSKPITIRSILTHHSGLPSDRQKGFFTHGQVDSLEKLVSDLDGEYTSYPQGFISSYSNLGHSILGRIVEKVTGSTYSNVVLQKIFVPLGMTHSFYEFKPELKEKFSKGYGGLVFRSEVNEPKLRDLPAGFLNSSVNDLSKFIQVFLNNGKVGNTVFLKEKTLEEMYKVQNAGNPYDDDLQIGLGFFLNTFDLGNNILTLQHGGDTFLFHAMLGILPREKLGVIALSNSITSAPLVHSVAKQSLAIALETKTGYKANFTEPKSRIATNMSSFSGFYQNGNLMKVEVENGKVFSAIATGAKFILPDKESEWQDAKIKVFGLFTVNPPNLKFKFKTVGQNKLIYIKAGGTVLLWGSKIESTPDSISPSWKVRLGKYKILNDDLDNASMLKSPELKIENGFLVFESNGIPASNMDTKLTLALKILNEKEAIVDGLGRGKGDTVSVKSIGGKEILTYSGYEMEKIK, encoded by the coding sequence ATGCAAAAATTTAAAAAACAATTTATTATGATTCCTTTTGTAATTGGTTTATTTATTAATAATTGTAACTCGATACCGGAAAAACCTAAATCAATTCCGGTCAATGATTATAGTTACTTGAATGAATATTTAAATAACTATATACCGGAGCAAATGAAAGAAGCATCTATCATAGGATTAAGTGTTGGTGTAGTTTCCGACAAAGAGGTATTATTCGCAAAAGGATTTGGACTTGCGGATAAAGCCAGTGGAATCGAAGTCACACCCGATACAATTTTTAGAATTGCATCCGTTTCAAAAATCGTGAACTTAGTAATTGTTATGAAATTAGTCGAAGAAGGGAAATTAGATTTGGATACTGATATCAAAAAGTATCTACCTGAATTAAAAATAAAATCCCGTTTTGATTCTAAACCAATTACGATTAGATCTATTTTAACACACCATTCTGGTTTACCGTCCGATAGACAAAAAGGATTTTTTACTCATGGTCAAGTAGATTCTCTAGAAAAATTAGTATCCGATTTAGATGGGGAATATACTTCTTATCCACAAGGATTCATTTCTTCTTATTCCAACTTAGGGCATTCTATTCTTGGACGTATTGTTGAAAAAGTAACTGGCTCAACCTATTCTAATGTTGTTCTCCAAAAAATTTTCGTTCCTCTTGGTATGACTCATTCCTTTTATGAATTTAAACCAGAACTTAAAGAAAAATTCTCCAAGGGTTACGGAGGATTAGTCTTTCGATCAGAAGTGAATGAACCTAAACTCAGAGATTTGCCAGCTGGATTTTTAAACTCTTCCGTAAATGATCTCTCCAAATTCATTCAAGTATTTTTAAACAATGGAAAAGTGGGAAATACAGTATTTCTTAAAGAGAAAACTCTCGAAGAAATGTACAAAGTGCAAAATGCCGGCAATCCCTACGATGATGATTTGCAAATTGGTTTGGGATTTTTCTTAAATACATTTGATTTAGGAAATAATATTCTTACTTTGCAACACGGAGGTGATACATTTTTATTTCATGCTATGCTCGGTATTTTACCACGAGAAAAACTAGGAGTGATTGCCCTATCAAATTCGATTACATCTGCACCTCTTGTGCATAGCGTAGCCAAACAATCATTAGCCATTGCGCTGGAAACAAAAACGGGATATAAGGCCAATTTTACTGAACCTAAGTCCAGAATTGCCACTAACATGTCTAGTTTCTCAGGATTTTATCAAAATGGAAATTTGATGAAAGTGGAAGTCGAAAATGGTAAAGTTTTCTCAGCTATCGCAACGGGCGCAAAATTTATATTACCCGACAAAGAAAGTGAATGGCAGGATGCAAAAATTAAAGTATTTGGGTTATTTACCGTTAACCCTCCAAATTTAAAATTCAAGTTCAAAACAGTTGGTCAGAATAAATTAATTTATATAAAAGCTGGGGGAACGGTTCTACTTTGGGGAAGTAAGATTGAATCAACACCGGATTCTATTTCCCCTTCATGGAAAGTTAGACTTGGTAAATATAAAATTCTAAACGATGATCTAGACAATGCCAGTATGTTAAAATCACCGGAATTAAAAATAGAAAATGGTTTTTTAGTTTTCGAAAGTAATGGAATTCCTGCATCCAACATGGACACAAAACTAACGTTGGCGCTAAAAATTTTAAACGAAAAGGAAGCTATCGTCGACGGACTTGGAAGAGGAAAAGGCGATACAGTTTCTGTAAAAAGTATAGGCGGCAAAGAAATATTAACCTATAGCGGTTATGAAATGGAAAAAATAAAATAA
- a CDS encoding FkbM family methyltransferase yields MKVYKFYIIAFIVLILSTNILFLFLIRKNVKQILSYHTYDDPFEMIQRTRCFARECFSFQDLKSSSTVDIVMSEISSDYDIINKIKFSKGDVIIDIGAHVGVISTFIGRMNPETLIYSIEAVPLNYSNLVHNLKINNVLNVKPFANAIYDENDKEVNLCFTPSNSGGSGVCSDVKGAMQMTQGTITLDTFFEKNKIEKVKLLKIDCEGCEFHVFKIIKPETLKKIEYIVGEVHIDREVEDRIKNKNDVPEYAQIINKIQPYIAVEKIFLKVVDQKRQFP; encoded by the coding sequence ATGAAAGTATATAAATTTTATATTATTGCGTTTATTGTTTTAATTTTATCTACAAATATTCTTTTCTTATTTTTAATCAGGAAAAATGTAAAACAAATTTTATCGTACCATACATACGATGACCCATTTGAAATGATACAACGAACTCGTTGTTTTGCCCGAGAGTGTTTTTCATTTCAAGATTTAAAATCGTCTTCTACTGTTGATATAGTAATGTCTGAAATATCTTCCGATTATGATATAATCAATAAAATTAAATTTTCAAAGGGTGATGTAATCATAGACATAGGGGCGCATGTCGGAGTGATAAGTACATTTATAGGCAGAATGAATCCTGAAACATTAATTTATTCAATAGAAGCTGTTCCATTAAATTATTCTAATTTAGTGCACAATCTAAAGATCAATAATGTTCTAAACGTAAAGCCATTTGCTAATGCAATTTATGATGAAAACGATAAAGAGGTAAATTTATGTTTTACTCCCTCTAATTCTGGAGGTTCTGGAGTTTGTTCGGATGTCAAAGGAGCAATGCAGATGACTCAAGGTACGATTACTTTAGATACATTTTTTGAAAAAAACAAAATCGAAAAAGTGAAACTTTTAAAAATTGACTGCGAGGGTTGTGAATTCCATGTATTCAAAATAATAAAACCGGAGACCTTAAAAAAAATAGAATATATAGTTGGTGAAGTTCATATTGATAGAGAAGTGGAAGATCGAATTAAAAATAAAAATGACGTCCCCGAATATGCACAAATCATAAATAAAATACAACCCTATATTGCTGTCGAAAAAATCTTCCTTAAAGTAGTTGATCAAAAAAGACAATTCCCTTGA
- a CDS encoding PrsW family intramembrane metalloprotease: protein MQFLDPIQILSLFINAIILYGYQRHYHSSLLSSKNITIYLFTVIFGILSVVYTLGLHLVFRSTGLTEDIFNIAFFYSAFTEEFVKSLIILLILWVNKVTDVLYDGIFYGIILGGIYGFIENILYVNSLPFWAMMLRTITSSPLHLLNGGIMGYFSMKFFFTEENYKYKFLMQGFFLCYITHAIYNFAGLMGDWFLIVLPLILIHNFILVEFLCVFARSSLPKFTLDLIDLSILEYQLIRRYTKYELWLYNSQKVENNKVSPFQKVTFRKKIFITLVLFISVGFIVIYLFYPELRKYLFQEILVYEYISIFIIYPFIIAVTILFAGLLNPDFFNKQVLQVPLISFLDANTKEYSETAVIFYLTLYGFYVSLENPEKFLGEVNLNFTIGKKEFNNIKGHAIWTNDYKGEIGNAKSPFSVSGALVLFDGYPFYLVLYWNWTRWTTRFRNLLKSIVSI, encoded by the coding sequence ATGCAATTCTTAGATCCAATTCAAATTCTATCTCTATTTATTAATGCTATAATTCTTTATGGTTATCAAAGGCACTATCATTCTTCTTTACTTTCCTCAAAAAATATAACTATCTATTTATTTACAGTTATTTTTGGAATACTTTCTGTCGTTTATACACTAGGTCTTCATCTTGTTTTCCGATCGACAGGACTAACGGAGGATATTTTTAATATTGCTTTTTTTTATTCTGCGTTTACGGAAGAGTTTGTAAAATCTTTGATCATTTTACTAATCTTATGGGTTAATAAAGTTACGGATGTTTTATATGATGGAATTTTTTATGGAATTATTCTCGGCGGAATATATGGATTTATCGAAAATATTCTTTATGTGAATTCTCTTCCCTTTTGGGCAATGATGCTTCGAACCATTACATCCTCTCCTTTGCATTTATTAAACGGAGGTATAATGGGATATTTTTCTATGAAATTTTTTTTTACGGAAGAAAATTATAAATATAAATTTTTAATGCAGGGATTCTTTTTATGTTATATTACGCACGCAATTTATAATTTTGCAGGATTAATGGGTGATTGGTTTCTTATTGTTTTACCACTAATCCTAATTCACAACTTCATACTAGTTGAATTTTTATGTGTATTTGCTAGAAGTTCTCTTCCAAAATTCACTTTGGATTTAATTGATCTTTCTATTTTGGAATACCAACTTATACGAAGATATACAAAGTATGAACTTTGGCTTTATAATTCTCAAAAAGTAGAGAATAATAAAGTTAGCCCCTTTCAAAAAGTAACATTCAGAAAAAAAATTTTTATCACTTTAGTTTTATTTATTTCCGTTGGGTTTATAGTCATCTATTTGTTTTATCCAGAACTCCGCAAATATTTATTTCAAGAAATTCTGGTTTATGAATATATAAGTATATTCATCATCTATCCTTTTATTATTGCGGTAACTATATTGTTTGCCGGTCTTTTAAATCCTGACTTTTTTAATAAACAAGTATTACAAGTCCCACTTATTTCCTTTTTAGATGCCAACACAAAAGAATATTCAGAAACTGCTGTTATTTTTTATCTTACTTTGTATGGATTTTATGTGTCTTTAGAGAATCCTGAAAAATTTCTTGGAGAAGTGAATCTAAATTTTACTATAGGAAAAAAGGAATTCAATAATATAAAAGGACACGCAATTTGGACCAATGATTATAAGGGCGAAATAGGAAACGCTAAATCCCCTTTTTCTGTTTCTGGAGCACTTGTATTATTTGATGGTTATCCGTTTTATTTAGTTCTCTATTGGAATTGGACACGTTGGACTACACGATTTAGAAATTTATTAAAATCAATTGTATCGATATAA